The following proteins come from a genomic window of Alicyclobacillus dauci:
- a CDS encoding non-oxidative hydroxyarylic acid decarboxylases subunit B: protein MKIIVGITGATGAIFGIRALELLREASVETHLVLSSWSKSTIQYETSYSVADVVSIADHVYSYKDQAAPISSGSFRVDGMVVAPCSMKTLASIRMGLADNLITRAADVMLKERKKLILLTRETPLSTIHLENMLVLSQMGTVIFPPMPAFYNHPETLDDMVNHILYRVMDQIGLPPEAAKRWEGMKKHTETGGIDDGI, encoded by the coding sequence GTGAAAATCATTGTCGGTATAACCGGTGCGACAGGTGCGATATTCGGCATTCGAGCATTGGAGTTACTTAGGGAAGCTAGTGTGGAGACACATCTCGTCCTGTCGTCTTGGTCCAAATCGACGATTCAATACGAGACTTCATATTCCGTAGCGGATGTGGTTTCCATCGCGGATCACGTCTATTCGTATAAAGATCAAGCAGCGCCGATATCGAGCGGATCGTTTCGGGTGGATGGCATGGTCGTTGCCCCGTGCAGTATGAAAACGTTAGCTTCCATTCGCATGGGCCTGGCGGATAATCTGATTACCCGCGCTGCCGATGTGATGTTGAAGGAACGCAAAAAACTCATTCTACTTACGCGTGAAACTCCTCTGAGTACCATTCACCTCGAAAACATGCTGGTCCTTTCACAGATGGGCACGGTCATTTTTCCGCCAATGCCGGCGTTTTACAATCATCCAGAAACGCTTGACGACATGGTGAATCACATTCTGTACCGCGTCATGGACCAAATTGGGTTGCCACCCGAAGCGGCAAAACGATGGGAAGGTATGAAGAAACACACAGAAACTGGAGGGATAGACGATGGCATATAA
- a CDS encoding non-oxidative hydroxyarylic acid decarboxylases subunit C yields the protein MAYKDFRDFLDTLKKEGQILTIEDEVMPEPDLGSAGRAINNVSDKSPALLFTNIHGYNNAKVAMNVIGSWPNHALMMGLPKNTPVKEQFFEFARRWDNYPVPVERMDSAPFQEVVVNEDVNLFDILPLFRLNQYDGGFYIDKACVISRDPSDPDNFGKQNVGIYRIQVKGKDSLGIQPVPQHDIAIHFRLAEERGENLPVALAIGCEPVITTMAGAPIGYDQSEYEMAGAIQGEPYKVFTLPGTNLDVPWGAEVILEGEILAGVREFEGPFGEFTGHYSGGRRMPEIRIKRVYHRKNPIFEHLYIGMPWTETDYMVGVNTCVPIYQQLKEAFPNEIVAVNAMYTHGLVAIVSTKKRYGGFAKAVGMRTLTTPHGLGYCKLVIVVDETVDPFNLPQVMWALSTKMHPAHDVIILPDMSVMPLDPGANPPGITHKMILDATTPVAPETRGHYSQPLDSPVATEKWEKIFQDLLKN from the coding sequence ATGGCATATAAGGATTTCCGAGACTTTCTTGACACGCTCAAAAAAGAAGGTCAGATCCTCACCATCGAAGATGAAGTGATGCCCGAGCCTGACCTCGGTTCAGCCGGACGTGCTATCAATAACGTCAGTGACAAGAGTCCTGCGTTATTGTTTACAAACATTCATGGTTACAACAACGCAAAGGTTGCGATGAACGTCATTGGCTCTTGGCCCAATCACGCACTGATGATGGGGTTGCCTAAGAATACGCCCGTTAAGGAGCAGTTTTTTGAGTTTGCGCGCCGGTGGGACAACTACCCAGTGCCTGTCGAACGGATGGACAGCGCGCCGTTCCAGGAAGTTGTGGTCAACGAGGACGTTAACCTGTTCGACATCCTGCCGCTGTTCCGTCTCAACCAATATGATGGCGGTTTCTATATCGACAAAGCGTGTGTCATTTCGCGCGATCCGTCCGATCCCGACAACTTCGGCAAACAAAACGTGGGTATTTATCGGATTCAGGTGAAGGGAAAAGATAGCCTAGGAATTCAACCGGTACCACAGCACGACATTGCCATCCACTTCCGTCTGGCAGAAGAACGCGGTGAAAACCTGCCAGTTGCCCTGGCCATCGGCTGTGAGCCGGTCATTACCACGATGGCGGGAGCTCCTATCGGATACGACCAATCAGAGTACGAAATGGCGGGCGCGATACAGGGCGAACCGTACAAGGTGTTTACACTGCCAGGGACCAACCTCGATGTTCCGTGGGGTGCCGAAGTCATCCTCGAAGGTGAAATCTTAGCAGGTGTTCGCGAGTTCGAGGGCCCATTCGGTGAGTTCACTGGTCACTATTCTGGCGGACGTCGCATGCCGGAGATTCGCATCAAGCGCGTTTACCATCGCAAAAACCCTATCTTCGAACACTTATATATCGGCATGCCTTGGACCGAGACTGACTACATGGTGGGTGTGAATACATGTGTGCCGATCTACCAGCAGCTGAAGGAAGCTTTTCCGAACGAGATCGTGGCTGTGAATGCAATGTACACGCACGGACTGGTGGCCATCGTCTCGACGAAGAAGCGGTACGGCGGCTTTGCCAAAGCGGTCGGCATGCGTACACTGACGACGCCGCACGGACTTGGTTACTGCAAACTGGTCATTGTTGTCGACGAAACGGTCGATCCGTTCAACCTACCGCAAGTTATGTGGGCGCTGTCGACCAAGATGCACCCGGCACACGACGTCATCATTTTGCCGGATATGTCGGTGATGCCGCTTGATCCCGGTGCCAATCCTCCCGGCATTACACACAAGATGATTCTCGATGCAACGACACCTGTTGCCCCAGAAACTCGAGGGCACTATTCACAGCCTCTTGATTCACCAGTGGCTACAGAAAAATGGGAAAAGATTTTTCAAGACTTGTTGAAGAACTAA
- a CDS encoding non-oxidative hydroxyarylic acid decarboxylases subunit D: MTTCPRCDSTEAQMVAESPVKGAWTVYSCPVCFYTWRSTEDEKFTDPAKYEPAFKVRQEDIPNATVVPAIAQRIK, translated from the coding sequence ATGACGACTTGCCCGCGATGTGATTCGACCGAAGCTCAGATGGTTGCGGAATCCCCTGTCAAAGGCGCATGGACTGTGTACTCCTGCCCGGTGTGTTTCTATACATGGCGCTCGACCGAGGATGAGAAATTCACGGACCCAGCTAAGTACGAACCGGCCTTCAAGGTAAGACAGGAGGACATCCCGAACGCCACTGTGGTTCCGGCTATTGCGCAGCGGATTAAGTAA
- a CDS encoding pyridoxamine 5'-phosphate oxidase family protein, whose amino-acid sequence MFGNLSELPDSLFEFFSGNDLPSKQHEAMMLLTVTEDLWPHSAMVSVGEIVAVDRQHLRIMMWPGTTTTTNLLRTGRATLVVVHGGKVYYAWLSVEALPQRQTANNNLTRFSATIEGIREDVAKYADIMSGVQIQLKDQDDVLTRWKRTVEDALID is encoded by the coding sequence TTGTTCGGAAACCTGAGTGAACTACCGGACAGCCTGTTCGAGTTTTTTAGCGGTAACGATCTCCCCAGTAAACAACACGAAGCGATGATGCTGCTGACGGTAACTGAAGATCTCTGGCCCCACTCTGCTATGGTGAGCGTTGGGGAGATCGTTGCCGTCGACAGGCAGCACCTTCGCATCATGATGTGGCCCGGAACCACGACGACAACCAATCTACTAAGAACAGGACGGGCGACGCTTGTAGTCGTTCACGGCGGAAAAGTTTACTATGCTTGGCTTTCCGTTGAGGCTTTGCCGCAACGCCAGACGGCCAACAATAACCTCACGCGCTTCAGTGCGACGATTGAGGGTATTCGAGAAGATGTAGCAAAGTATGCAGACATCATGAGTGGAGTCCAGATCCAACTGAAGGATCAAGACGACGTCCTCACTCGCTGGAAGCGGACTGTCGAGGATGCACTGATCGACTGA